GTTTCGCCGCGCCCTCCCGGCTCGCCACCGCCGACCTGTCCGCGTACTCCGCCGCGGACCAGCTCACCCTGATCAGCCTCCAGGGCATCGTCAACCGCACCCAGCCCCGTATCTACCTCCTCGCGAACGTCGGCGAGGGGAAGGCCACCTGGCAGCCCGACACCGGCGTGCCGAACGACTCCCCGAGCACGCTGGCCGCCCTGGTGGCCAGGTACCGGAGCGAGGTCAAGGGAGCCGTCATCCCCGACCCCGCGCTGCCGCAGTCGGTGAGCGTGGCGACGACCCTCGCGGGCCTGGAGGACGCGCTGATCGCGACACCCGAGATGGCCGCCTCGCTCGGCCTGCCGATCATCGAGGACCTCCGGGGGAGGTTCACCTCCGACCTGGCCGCCAGCCAGTGGCAGATCGACACCCTCTGGCCGCGCACCACCCACCGCATGGTCATCAGCATGAACACCTCGCTGACGGCGTACCTGCGTGACTACGCCATAGCCAACCGGGCCCTCACCGTCTGGCTCGACCACAGCGACCCGGCGCAGAAGGCGCTGATCGAGCGCCTCGCCGACGACATGCCGGACCACTCCCCGTACATGGGCTGGCTGCGCGGCGGTGAGAGCCCCGCCGTGGAGACCCTGTCGAACCGCAGCTGCCACGTCCTCGCCGCCGACACCGCCCAGAACCTGTCGGTGTGGAGCGGCGTGCCCGCGAGCATCGACACGAACCCCTACCAGGCGGCCACGCCCGCGCTCCAGAACAAGATCTACGTCACCCTCACCTACAGCGACGGCGACAACCTCCAGTACGCGCAGCACAAGATGCGGCAGCTGTGGGACGACCCCGCCCGCGGGCAGATCCCCGTCAACTGGCCGGTGCCGCCCGAGATCCTGGACGCCGCGCCCGCGCTGTACGCCCACTACCAGCGGACGGCGACGACCAAGGACTACCTGCTCAGCGGGCCTTCGGGGCTCGGCTACGTCTTCCCGAGCGCCTACCCGGCGGCCACCTTCGACTCCTACGTGTCCCGTACCGCCGACTACACCAGGCGCCTCGGGATGAACAGCACGGCCATCATCAACCGGCTGGACAGCACCTACGAGCCGCTGACCGACGCGGCCGTGGCGGCCTACGCGAAGGGCATGGCCCCACTCGGCATCTTCCAGAACTACGACGACTTCTACACCGAGCAACTGCTCCTGTCCGGGACCCCCATCGCCCGCTCCCGCCTGGCGCTGGACCAGGACGAGCTGCACGCCGGCCTCACCCGGGCGGCCGACGCCTGGACCGCGGCCGGGGGCAAGGCGCCGGTCTTCACCATGGTCTTCCTGCACGCGTGGACCATGACCCCGAGCGACGCGGCGGCGGTCGCGGCCACCCTCGACGACCGCTTCGTGCTGCTGCGCGGAGAGCAGTTCTTCGGCCTGGTCAAGAAGGCGGGGAGCGCCGGCTGACGGGAGGGGAGGGCACGGGGGCGAACCCGGGACCGGCCCGAGCGGCCGACCCCGGGGGCGGGCCCGTGTCAGGTCGCGAAGATCTGGGACTCGTCGGCGAACGCCTTGAACTCCAGCGCGTTGCCCGCCGGGTCGTGCAGGAACATCGTCCACTGCTCGCCGGGCTGTCCCGCGAAGCGCAGGTAGGGCTCGATGACGAAGGACGTGCCCGCGGCGCGGAGCCGTTCGGCGAGCGCGTGGAACTCCGGGATGGCCAGCACCAGGCCGAAGTGCGGCACGGGCACGTCGTGGCCGTCCACCCGGTTGCGGGCGCGCTCACCGCCGGCCGGGGCGAGATGGGTGACGAACTGGTGGCCGTGGAGGTTCCAGTCCACCCACGTGTCGGAGCTGCGGCCCTGCTCCAGGCCGAGCACCGCGCCGTAGAAGTGCCGGGCGGCAGCCAGGTCGTCGACCGGCATCGCCAGGTGGAACCGCGGGATCGGCGCGTCGGGAACGGTCATGCGGGTGCTTCCTTCCCGGGCGTGGCACACGCCCACTGAGCTGCCGGGCAGCCGGTGCCCGGGCGGCACCGGCCGATCGGCTCCCTCTTGCCTACCCGGCCGGACGCGTCTCAGTGATGCGGTCCGCGGGGGGTGACGGGACGCCGGCCCGGGGCCTGCCGAAACACGGGCCACCCAAGCGGAACACCTGCTTGACCTCGGGGACTTCCGGCCCCGGTCCAAGCAGGTGAGAGGGAGGGTGGGGGCGGCGTGAACGAGCTCCGCCGGCAGTGCGTGCCGGTGGCCGTATCACGCCGCCCCGAATTCTCTGGAGTTGTCTCGGCGGAATGCATCCGGACCCTGGATTCGGCGTATCCCTTCGACCCTGGATCGGAGCGTCTCCCGCGGGCCTTCGCCGGGCCGCGGGGAGGCGGGACGCCCGGGGACCGGATCAGGACTCGGCCAGCCTGAAGCCCATCGCGTACATGTCCCTGTGGTACCAGCCGTGCCGCCGGCGGCAGCGGGCCAGGTCCGCGAAGCGGGTGAAGCTGCCGCCGCGGGCGACGCGGTAGGCCGCGGCGCCGCCGAGGTCGTCGTCCACCGCCTCGCCGCCCGGGTAGGGGTGGTAGTCGTCCGAGACGTACTCCTCGACGTTGCCGCCCATGTCGAACGCGCCGAACGGAGAGAGCCCGGCGGGGTACATGCCGACCGGAGTGGTGGACAGGGGCCCGTACTCGACGGTGTTGGTGCGGTCCGGGCCCGCCTGATCGCCCCACGGGTAGGCGCGGCCGTCGCCGCTGCTCGCCGCGTACTCCCACTCGGCCTCCGTCGGCAGCCTGAAGCCCCGGCCGGTGCGGGCCGCGAGCCAGGCGGCGTAGCGTTCCGCGTCCTGGGGGCCGACCGTCCACACGGGGTGGTTGGCGAGCTCGGCCGGATAGCCGCCGAACCGCCACGACGTGGGTGGCAGCGCGGCGTCCGGCTCCGCCAGCAGGAAGGCGCGGTACTCCTGGTTGGTGACGGGGTAGCGGCCGATGCGGAAGGCCGGCACGTCCACCTCGTACTGCGGTGCCTCCTTGGCGATCCAGTCGCGCACCACGCCGACGCTGCTCCACCGCGCGGTGACCGCGTCGATCCGGTCGGCCGGCAGGCCCAGCTGGACCCGCGCGGCGGGCACGTCGACCATCGCGGGGTCGTCGGGGACGATCCTGGGGTCGCCGAGCAGGGCCAGCAGCCGCCCGGCGGCGAGCCGCGTGAGGGGTTCGGCGGCCGGGTCCTCGACGGTGCGGGCGAGGTGGACGGGGCCGCGGATGGCCAGCAGCCGGCAGCGTGCGGCGAGCTCGCTCTCGTCGACGCGGTCGACGTAGGAGGCCGGCAGGCCCATGCAGGCGCGGTCCTCGACGGCGTGCGGGTCGACCGCGGGCGTGATGACGGTGTTCATGCCGCGACCCTCTCGCCGGCCGGAACGATGCTGACGGAGCCGTCGTAGGACGAGGCCAGGAAGCGGCCGCCCGCGGTGTCGTAGGTCAGGTTGGAGATGCCGGCCGCCGTGGGCCTGCCGATGTGCGACCAGGTGTCGGTCCGGGTGTCGTAGACGGCGACCACTCCCGAGTACGAGCCGCTGGCGACGAACCGGCCGTCGTCGGAGGCGGCGACGCACTTGATGGAGTGGTCGTGCGGCGTCGGCACCGAACGCTGGTCGTGCCCCTGCCAGATGCGCATCGTGAGGTCCCGGCCCACGCTGGCGAACGAGTCGTCGGCAAGCGCCGCGCAGCCGTTGGCGATCTGGGCGTGCGCCCCCTCGACGCGCCCGGTCTCCTCGAAGTCCGTGAGGGAGAACCAGCACACGGACGTGTCGGCGCAGACCGCGAAGAGCGTGTCGCCCGAGATCGCGACGTCCTTGACGGGGTTGGTGTGCAGCGGGAGCGTCGCCACGTGCTCGACCTGCTCGCCCAGGGAGAAGACCAGGCCCTCGCCGGTGTAGGCGCCCACCACGACGTGCGGCACGCCGTTCCGCTCGAAGGCCGCGCCGCAGTTCAGCGGTGAGCGGTGCTGGTGCAGGACCGAGCCGTCACCGGCGTCGAAGAGCCGGCCGAGCTGCCCGCCGGTCAGCACCCGGCCGCCGGCGCTCACCAGGAAGTTGCAGAGGCTGCCCGTGCTGGCGGCGAGCCGCCCGTCGCGCCACACGAGGCCCGCGTCGCCGGTCGTCCACATCTCGCCGTCGATGACGGAGACGGCGTTCACGCAGCGCGTCGGCTCGACGCCGGTGAGGTCCCACTCGCCGGTGTCCAGGCTGTAGGTGGCGTAGGAGGACCCGAAGGTGCCGAAGACGAGGGTGCGGTCGTCGAGGAACGCGCCCGAGCGCGCCCACACCTCGGCCGGGTACTCCGTCATGTGCGTCAGGGTCAGGCCGGCGAGGGCGTCCGAGGCGTCCCACACGCGGAACGTGCGGTCGTAGCTGAGGCTGACCAGCGTCTCGGTGGGGGCGTGGTAGACGAGCCGCTTGATGCCGGCCTCGTGGGCGCGGGCCCGGCCGGTGCGCCCGTCGGCGATGGAGATGATCTCGCCGTCGTCGTTGCCCGCGTAGATCACCCCGGTCCGGGTGATGGCGATGGTGTCGGTCTCGACGTCGCCGAGGTCGATGTCGCCCGTCATCTCGCCGGACTGAAGCGACCAGCGCTTGACCGTGCCGTCGTCGCTGGAGGTGACCAGCTCCTCGCCCTCGCCCAGCCAGGCGACGGAGAGGATGTCGGCGGTGTGCCCCTGGAACCGGGCGACGACCGCGCCGTTCAGGTCGAAGACGCGGATGAGGTGGTCGCGGGCGACGGTGGCGACGAGCGGGCGGGTCGGGTGGAACGCCGCCATGTCGACGTCGTCCTTGTGCTCGCTGAGCACCGTCTTGAGCTTGAGGTCCGGTAGCGACCACAACCGTGCGGTGTAGTCGCTGGACGCGGTGAGCAGCATGGTGCCGTCCGGGCTGAACTCGACCATGTTGGCGAGGTGGTCATGGTAGGCGCGGGCGAGGGGGACGTGCCCCTTCGCGTTCCACAGGATGACCTGGTTGTCATAGCCGGCGGTCGCCACGAGTTCGGAGTTGAAGGTCGCGATGCCGCTGATGGGGCCGTAATGACGGATCATGACGAGCCTTCCAGTTGAATGGTGTGCGAGGTTCGGGCGATCTTCGCCCTGAGGTAGCCGGTGTTGTGCGGGTTGACGAAGACCCCCGTCGAGAGGGTGTTGCGGACCTTGATGCCGTAGCCGAGCAGCTGCTCGCGCTTGTCGGGGTTGTTGGTCAGCAGGTCGATCTCGGTGTGGCCGAGTGCGTGCAGCATCTGCACCGCGACGGCGTAGTCCCGCAGGTCGTCGTCGAGGCCCAGCGCGCGGTTGGCCTCGTAGGTGTCGAGGCCCTGCTCCTGGAGGCCGTAGGCGTCCAGCTTGTTGTAGAGGCCGATGCCGCGGCCCTCCTGGCGCAGGTACAGCAGCACCCCGCCGACCGTGTCGATCATGCGCAGGGCCTCGTTGAGCTGGGGCCCGCAGTCGCAGCGCGCCGAGCCGAACACCTCGCCCGTCAGGCACTCGGAGTGCACGCGGACGAGGGGCACGTCGGTCTGCGGGCCGAGCCGGACCGCCAGGTGCTCGCCCATGTCGGCGAGCCCGTCGAAGGTCATCAGCTCGGCCTGCATCAGCGCGTCGGGACCGTGCTTGAGGGGCACGCCCACGCTCCGCCGGACCCTGGCGGGTCCCGGCAGCGCCACGCCGCCCGGGACGGACGCCTCCGGTCCTGTGCCGTCGTCGGGATCGGTGCCGCCTGGGGCGGGAGGTTCGGGGGAGGCGGCTGCCGGAGCGTCGTGAACCTGGTTCACCAAGGGTGTTTCTACGTGTCGCATCGGGGTTTCTCCTATGCCTGCTGTGGTTTCGCCGGGTTGGGGCCGGTCCAAGCGGAGCGGGAGCGCGCCAGGTACCACAGCACCGTGGAGGCCGCCAGACCGAGCACGACGAAGGTGGCGGGGGTGCCCAGGGCACCGTTCACCACGACCACGGCGGTGGACGAGACGAGACCGGCGCCGCCGGTCAGCAGCCACAGCACGCCGGAGGCGCGGCCCAGCACGGCCTTCGGCAGGTACTTGACGCGTCCCATCACGACGGTGGCCAGCACCATGCCCTGCCCGAACTGGCCCACGACCAGCACGGTCAGGAACACCGGCCACATCGGTGTCGCGAGCAGCACCAGCGACACCGCGCGCAGCGCCATGCCGGACGTCAGCCACAGCCAGGCCGGGAACCGGCGGCGCTGGGAGACGAAGAGGTTGCCCACGAGGCTGCTGAGGTTCATCGCGGCGATCGCGAGAGACGCCTGCTCCCCGCTGAGCCGCCAGGAGTGGGCGAGGTCGTAGAGGACGAGGGTGGTCAGGCCGTTGCCGCAGGCGATGTCCAGAACGAGCTGCACGATCAGCAGGGCCAGCATCCGGTGGTCCTTGAAGACCGCCCGCACGGCCGGCCGCCACTCCCGCCGGTCCTTCTCGTCGGCCTGCTCCTTCGGCACCGGCGGCGGGCCGATGCCCATCGCCATGACGACGAGCGGCGCGAAGAACGTCGGCAGGTTGAGCCAGAGGAGGCCCGTGTACCCGAATGCCGGAAGGAGCGCGGACACCAGCACGGGCCCCACCATGGTGGTGGCGAGGAAGGAGCTGTTGAGGGTGCCGCGGGCCCGCGTGGGGCAGCTCGGAAAGGTCGCCGGTACCCCGGTGATCCACCCGGTGCGGTACGCCACGCCGCCGGCCGCGACCAGCAGGGCGCAGACGAACAGCAGCCACACGGGCGGGTCGTGGCGGAGCAGCAGCAGGTTCATCGCCGTCGCGGCGGCCGCCTGGACCAGCAGCCCGTACCGGACGAGCCCCCGCACCCCCCGGCGGTCGGCGATGGAGCCGAGCGTCGGGGAGAGCAGCATGGCCGCCGGAACGGCGGCGGCCAGCAGCGTCATCGAGCCGAGCGAGCCGGTGACGTGGTAGACGAGCAGTGGCAGGGCCACGGCGTAGAGCGCCTCGCCGAGGTTGTTCGCCACGTTGCCGACGGCGAAGGTCACGAAGCGCCGGTCCCGAAACGGTGAGGGCTCGGTCGCCTCACCGCTTTCGGGACTCCGGGCCGGCGACACCTCGTCGTCGATCCGGGTCATTGCCCGGTCGCTTCCGCCTCCGCCAGCGACGGATACGCGGAGGTCGCACCCGGCAGCCACAGGTCGCGCAGCGGGGTGAGGACGGGGCCGCCGCCGCGGTCGACGCGGAAGACGCGCAGCCAGCCCCCGCGCCCGCCGACGATGACGTACGGCTCCCCGCCGCTGCCCCGCATGGTGGCGATGGCCTTGGCGAAGTCCGGCAGGTCCTCGTGGAGCGCCAGCAACTGGCACGTGTCGTGGTCGTAGGCGGCGAGCTGGAAGCCGTAGGTGACGACGCACATCGTGTTCTCGATCAGCGCCGCGTTCTCCGCGGTGTTGTCCAGCAGCTCGATGAACTGCCGCCGCTCCTTGTCCTCGCCGACCACGTACTCCTTGACGCCGACGCCGCCGGTGATCCGCAGCTCGTCGCCGTTCACGAACAGCCGCTTCGGGTAGTTGTCGAGGTCGACCGTCCAGGTCTCCTCGCCGTCGGCGTCGTAGGCGGACAGGATGCCGTTGCGCGAGCCCAGCAGCCTGCGGCCGTCGTCGAGGTAGCCGGCCACCCACGCGCTGGTGGGCAGCTTGTCCAGGTGGTCGAGCTGGTCGCCGGTCTCGGCGTCGAACTCGAAGCCGCCGGCGTTGCAGGCCACCAGCAGCCGCGACTGGTCGGGGGAGAGGGCGAGGGTGTGCACGATTCCGGGAAGCTCGCGCTCCCACACGGTGCGCCCCTTGCCGTCGACCCGCCGCACCGTGCGCGGCCAGAAGATCCCGGCCCAGCCGTCGTCGGCGAGGACGATCCGGCGGGTGAAGCCGAGGCCGCTGGTGTAGCTCTCGCCGGGCACCAGCGTCGGCTTGCCGGGCAGCGGGTCCACCATGCGCACGACGCGGGTGCCGCTGTCGGTGGAGGCGATCAGCGCGCGGTCCTCGCCGGGCAGCGGCTGGAGCTCCCACACGCAGTTGCGCTCGTAGCCGAGCCGGCGCACGAAGCGGCCGTCGGGCGTGCAGACGGTGATGTCGCCGTCCTGGGTGAGGACGTACACCTGCCCGTCCGGGTCGACCGTGATGTCGAGGAGCTGGTGGCTGAACCCGCCGACCCGGGCCTGGAGGTTCATCTCCGGCTCGGTGTTGTCGTAGATCATCAGCTCGCCGTCGAACCCGCCGACGTACGCCTTGGTGTAGTCGGGCGAGAAGGCCAGGCCCTCGACGTCGTTGCGGGCGTACAGGTGCCGCCACTGCACGACGCCGTCCACGCCGATGGTGAGCACGCCGTTCTCGACGAGGCGCTTGTCGTCGAGGCCCCCGTCGAGCGTCGCCCAGAACCGGTTGTGGCGCTTGTCGTAGACCAGGCGGTGCACGTTGGAGTTGTCGACCTTGACGACGGTCGGGAACGAGAGGGTCTCCAGGTCCCCGAACTGGATGCGGCCGTTCCGGTCGGCGACGGCGTGTACGCCCGGCGCGGCGGTGGAGAACCACTCCAGCATGTCGTAGCCGTGCGGCCACAGGACGATCCGCTCGACGGCGAACGTCTCCAGGTCCAGGATGACCAGCTGGTAGTAGCCGTTGTCGACGTAGACCTTGCCGTTCCACACGCCGATGCCGCGCA
The nucleotide sequence above comes from Streptomyces sp. TS71-3. Encoded proteins:
- a CDS encoding WD40 repeat domain-containing protein; the protein is MEIRERITRIVSDAGRGILVADARGSLHWLDSELRVLRSSSDSAIAQSIAAHPIYGVKIVGDWIITRDKVGNICRWDANSLRLIDHLDAAATADESLLLEGEQPSLAILRGIGVWNGKVYVDNGYYQLVILDLETFAVERIVLWPHGYDMLEWFSTAAPGVHAVADRNGRIQFGDLETLSFPTVVKVDNSNVHRLVYDKRHNRFWATLDGGLDDKRLVENGVLTIGVDGVVQWRHLYARNDVEGLAFSPDYTKAYVGGFDGELMIYDNTEPEMNLQARVGGFSHQLLDITVDPDGQVYVLTQDGDITVCTPDGRFVRRLGYERNCVWELQPLPGEDRALIASTDSGTRVVRMVDPLPGKPTLVPGESYTSGLGFTRRIVLADDGWAGIFWPRTVRRVDGKGRTVWERELPGIVHTLALSPDQSRLLVACNAGGFEFDAETGDQLDHLDKLPTSAWVAGYLDDGRRLLGSRNGILSAYDADGEETWTVDLDNYPKRLFVNGDELRITGGVGVKEYVVGEDKERRQFIELLDNTAENAALIENTMCVVTYGFQLAAYDHDTCQLLALHEDLPDFAKAIATMRGSGGEPYVIVGGRGGWLRVFRVDRGGGPVLTPLRDLWLPGATSAYPSLAEAEATGQ
- a CDS encoding SUMF1/EgtB/PvdO family nonheme iron enzyme, which translates into the protein MNTVITPAVDPHAVEDRACMGLPASYVDRVDESELAARCRLLAIRGPVHLARTVEDPAAEPLTRLAAGRLLALLGDPRIVPDDPAMVDVPAARVQLGLPADRIDAVTARWSSVGVVRDWIAKEAPQYEVDVPAFRIGRYPVTNQEYRAFLLAEPDAALPPTSWRFGGYPAELANHPVWTVGPQDAERYAAWLAARTGRGFRLPTEAEWEYAASSGDGRAYPWGDQAGPDRTNTVEYGPLSTTPVGMYPAGLSPFGAFDMGGNVEEYVSDDYHPYPGGEAVDDDLGGAAAYRVARGGSFTRFADLARCRRRHGWYHRDMYAMGFRLAES
- a CDS encoding WD40 repeat domain-containing protein, with the protein product MIRHYGPISGIATFNSELVATAGYDNQVILWNAKGHVPLARAYHDHLANMVEFSPDGTMLLTASSDYTARLWSLPDLKLKTVLSEHKDDVDMAAFHPTRPLVATVARDHLIRVFDLNGAVVARFQGHTADILSVAWLGEGEELVTSSDDGTVKRWSLQSGEMTGDIDLGDVETDTIAITRTGVIYAGNDDGEIISIADGRTGRARAHEAGIKRLVYHAPTETLVSLSYDRTFRVWDASDALAGLTLTHMTEYPAEVWARSGAFLDDRTLVFGTFGSSYATYSLDTGEWDLTGVEPTRCVNAVSVIDGEMWTTGDAGLVWRDGRLAASTGSLCNFLVSAGGRVLTGGQLGRLFDAGDGSVLHQHRSPLNCGAAFERNGVPHVVVGAYTGEGLVFSLGEQVEHVATLPLHTNPVKDVAISGDTLFAVCADTSVCWFSLTDFEETGRVEGAHAQIANGCAALADDSFASVGRDLTMRIWQGHDQRSVPTPHDHSIKCVAASDDGRFVASGSYSGVVAVYDTRTDTWSHIGRPTAAGISNLTYDTAGGRFLASSYDGSVSIVPAGERVAA
- a CDS encoding VOC family protein — protein: MTVPDAPIPRFHLAMPVDDLAAARHFYGAVLGLEQGRSSDTWVDWNLHGHQFVTHLAPAGGERARNRVDGHDVPVPHFGLVLAIPEFHALAERLRAAGTSFVIEPYLRFAGQPGEQWTMFLHDPAGNALEFKAFADESQIFAT
- the ribA gene encoding GTP cyclohydrolase II, giving the protein MALPGPARVRRSVGVPLKHGPDALMQAELMTFDGLADMGEHLAVRLGPQTDVPLVRVHSECLTGEVFGSARCDCGPQLNEALRMIDTVGGVLLYLRQEGRGIGLYNKLDAYGLQEQGLDTYEANRALGLDDDLRDYAVAVQMLHALGHTEIDLLTNNPDKREQLLGYGIKVRNTLSTGVFVNPHNTGYLRAKIARTSHTIQLEGSS
- a CDS encoding GxGYxYP domain-containing protein, translating into MERRTFLATALAAGAAVPLLGTSTAGAAPRPAAAGISWPSGQALPGFAAPSRLATADLSAYSAADQLTLISLQGIVNRTQPRIYLLANVGEGKATWQPDTGVPNDSPSTLAALVARYRSEVKGAVIPDPALPQSVSVATTLAGLEDALIATPEMAASLGLPIIEDLRGRFTSDLAASQWQIDTLWPRTTHRMVISMNTSLTAYLRDYAIANRALTVWLDHSDPAQKALIERLADDMPDHSPYMGWLRGGESPAVETLSNRSCHVLAADTAQNLSVWSGVPASIDTNPYQAATPALQNKIYVTLTYSDGDNLQYAQHKMRQLWDDPARGQIPVNWPVPPEILDAAPALYAHYQRTATTKDYLLSGPSGLGYVFPSAYPAATFDSYVSRTADYTRRLGMNSTAIINRLDSTYEPLTDAAVAAYAKGMAPLGIFQNYDDFYTEQLLLSGTPIARSRLALDQDELHAGLTRAADAWTAAGGKAPVFTMVFLHAWTMTPSDAAAVAATLDDRFVLLRGEQFFGLVKKAGSAG
- a CDS encoding MFS transporter, giving the protein MTRIDDEVSPARSPESGEATEPSPFRDRRFVTFAVGNVANNLGEALYAVALPLLVYHVTGSLGSMTLLAAAVPAAMLLSPTLGSIADRRGVRGLVRYGLLVQAAAATAMNLLLLRHDPPVWLLFVCALLVAAGGVAYRTGWITGVPATFPSCPTRARGTLNSSFLATTMVGPVLVSALLPAFGYTGLLWLNLPTFFAPLVVMAMGIGPPPVPKEQADEKDRREWRPAVRAVFKDHRMLALLIVQLVLDIACGNGLTTLVLYDLAHSWRLSGEQASLAIAAMNLSSLVGNLFVSQRRRFPAWLWLTSGMALRAVSLVLLATPMWPVFLTVLVVGQFGQGMVLATVVMGRVKYLPKAVLGRASGVLWLLTGGAGLVSSTAVVVVNGALGTPATFVVLGLAASTVLWYLARSRSAWTGPNPAKPQQA